Within the bacterium genome, the region TATCCAGTAAGGTCAAGGGTTATATAAGAAAATCCAAATGCCTTAAGATTTTTTGAAATCTCATCCTTTAGCCTTAAAGCCTTTTTCATCTCTTTTTTTTCTAGCTCTATCCTTGCAATGCTATTGTGAGACCTTACCCTTAATTGTTTAAAACCAAGGCTTAATAAAAATTCCTCTGACAAGGCTACCCTTTTTAATTTCTCTTTTGTTATTTTCTCTCCATAGGGAAACCTTGAGGCAAGGCAGGCAAACCCTGGTTTATTCCAGGTAGAAAGCTTAAGCTTTTTTGAAAGGGTTCTAATCTCCTGCTTGGTAAGCTTTGTCTCTTTTAAAGGGCTTCTTACTCCAAATTCCTCTTGTGCTTTTATGCCTGGTCTAAAATCATTTGTATCATCAAAGTTTGTCCCATCAATGACATAATTTAATTCCCTCTCTTTGGCAATATCTTTAAGCCTTAAAAATAACCCTCTTTTACAAAAGTAGCACCTCTGGGTTGAATTTTCTATAAATTTTGGGTCTTCTAGCTCATCTGTTTCGATTACCAAATATTCTACCCCAAAATTCTCTGCATTTATTTTAGCTTGTTCTGTTTCCTTTCTAGGATACAATGGAGAGCTTGCTATAACAGCAAGTGCATTTTTGCATTCCTTGCTTGCAAGATAAAGAAGAAGGGTTGAATCAACGCCACCTGAATAAGCAATCAAAACCCCCTCCATTTTTTGCAAGACCTCTTTTAGATGCTTTAACTTATTTTGCATTTATTCCAAGCCCGATCTTTTTTACCAAAAATTATAGGAAGCATAAGGTGTAAAAATCAAACTGTTTATGCATTTAAACTCTTAGTTTGTGTTTAGCTATTATTGATTTCTTAATTCCCCTCTTCCAGAGGGGTGTCTGCCGAAGGCAGAGAGGGTGTTTAATCTAAAAATGGAAAGAATGAAACCAATTGGACATAAAGAAAGGCACCAATATCTAGCTTTAAATGAGGAGAGA harbors:
- the larE gene encoding ATP-dependent sacrificial sulfur transferase LarE; its protein translation is MQNKLKHLKEVLQKMEGVLIAYSGGVDSTLLLYLASKECKNALAVIASSPLYPRKETEQAKINAENFGVEYLVIETDELEDPKFIENSTQRCYFCKRGLFLRLKDIAKERELNYVIDGTNFDDTNDFRPGIKAQEEFGVRSPLKETKLTKQEIRTLSKKLKLSTWNKPGFACLASRFPYGEKITKEKLKRVALSEEFLLSLGFKQLRVRSHNSIARIELEKKEMKKALRLKDEISKNLKAFGFSYITLDLTGYRTGSMNEIIL